The sequence below is a genomic window from Mycobacteroides abscessus ATCC 19977.
ACGGTTTCCAGTCGCCTGCTTTCTCGGCGTCCAGGTTGGCCTGCAGCCAGTCCGCGACGACATCGTCGAGTTCCTGGCGGGGGAATTGCGGCATCGTTGACGCTCCTATTTTTCGGTGATGAACAAAGCTCTGGCAGGGCATTCCTCGACCGCTCGCTCGATCTCGTCGCGGGCGTCGTCGGGCGGTTCGTTGTTCAGAATTTCGACGGTGCCGCGCTTGGGCACACGGAAGTAGTCGGGGGCTTCCAGCTCGCACATGGCGTGTCCCTGGCACAGATCGGTGTCGACGTCGACCCGGTAGGCCATCAGGCGCTCCGCTTGCGGTAACGAACCTTGGCCGGCTGCGCCAGCTGGACCACCATCTTCGAGTGGTCGTTGTGATACGAGTCGGCGGGTTGGGCCATCTCAAACTCGTATTCGCGCAACAGCACCGAGAAGATCGCCTTGATCTGCATGGTGGCGAAGGCGGCCCCCACACAGCGATGCCGGCCCGCGCCGAACGGTATCCACGTCCAGCGGTTGACGATGTCTTCCTGGCGTGGCTTCTCGTAGCGATCGGGCACGAAGCCGTCCGGGTTCGGGAAGTCCTCGGCTATCCGATTCGAGACGGCAGGGGAGGCGGCCACCATGTCCCCGTCGTGAATGGGGAATCCGCCCACCTCGAATTCGCCCTTGGCGACAC
It includes:
- a CDS encoding ferredoxin encodes the protein MAYRVDVDTDLCQGHAMCELEAPDYFRVPKRGTVEILNNEPPDDARDEIERAVEECPARALFITEK